In Ktedonobacterales bacterium, one genomic interval encodes:
- a CDS encoding inositol-3-phosphate synthase, whose product MSKNGKVKVAIIGVGNCASSLVQGVHYYRDAHEDQFIPGLMHVNLGGYHIRDIEFVAAFDIDQNKVGKDLGEAIYATPNNTYKFADVPRLGVNVSRGMTHDGLGKYLSRIITKAPGSTVDMVKILKDTGADVVVNYLPVGSETATKWYVEQILQAGCGFVNCIPVFIAREAYWRARFEQARLPIIGDDIKSQVGATIVHRMLTRLFRERGVRLERTSQLNVGGNTDFLNMLERERLESKKISKTNAVTSQLDYDLGEENVHIGPSDYVAWLTDRKWAYIRLEGRTFGDVPLNVELKLEVWDSPNSAGVVIDAIRCAKLAKDRGIGGALLGPAGYFMKSPPIQYHDEEARRMTEEFITEHSGAEQEVKGNGKREVEPEVVHELPKHS is encoded by the coding sequence GCGCCTCATCGCTGGTGCAGGGGGTTCACTACTACCGCGACGCCCACGAAGATCAGTTCATCCCTGGTCTGATGCACGTGAATCTGGGGGGCTACCACATCCGCGACATCGAATTTGTAGCCGCCTTCGATATTGATCAGAACAAAGTTGGCAAAGACCTGGGCGAAGCGATCTATGCCACGCCAAACAACACCTATAAATTTGCCGATGTTCCCAGGTTGGGCGTGAATGTCAGCCGGGGCATGACACACGATGGCCTGGGCAAATATCTCTCCAGGATCATCACCAAAGCCCCTGGCTCGACAGTGGACATGGTGAAAATCCTCAAAGACACTGGCGCAGATGTTGTCGTCAACTACCTGCCAGTTGGCAGCGAAACGGCCACCAAATGGTATGTCGAGCAGATCTTGCAGGCGGGCTGCGGCTTTGTGAACTGTATTCCCGTCTTCATTGCCCGCGAAGCCTACTGGCGCGCCCGCTTTGAGCAGGCCAGGCTCCCCATCATCGGCGATGACATCAAGAGCCAGGTTGGCGCTACTATTGTCCATCGCATGCTCACCCGCCTCTTCCGCGAGCGCGGCGTGCGCCTGGAGCGTACCAGTCAGCTCAACGTTGGCGGCAACACCGATTTCCTGAATATGCTGGAGCGCGAACGTCTCGAATCCAAGAAAATCTCCAAGACCAACGCTGTCACCAGCCAGCTTGACTATGATCTGGGTGAAGAGAACGTTCACATCGGCCCCAGCGACTACGTTGCCTGGCTCACCGACCGCAAGTGGGCCTACATCCGTTTGGAGGGGCGCACCTTTGGGGATGTACCGCTCAATGTCGAACTCAAACTGGAGGTCTGGGATTCCCCCAATTCCGCTGGAGTCGTCATTGACGCCATTCGCTGCGCGAAGCTGGCGAAAGATCGCGGCATCGGCGGCGCGCTGCTCGGTCCCGCCGGCTACTTTATGAAGTCCCCGCCGATTCAGTATCATGATGAAGAGGCTCGCCGGATGACCGAAGAGTTCATCACTGAACACAGCGGCGCCGAACAGGAAGTGAAGGGCAACGGCAAGCGCGAAGTTGAGCCAGAGGTTGTCCACGAGCTACCCAAGCATAGCTAG
- a CDS encoding lysophospholipid acyltransferase family protein: MIYWLLRSATWLVRWIPGKPRRVIGGLLCVAAYWCWPEKRRNTINNMAHILGRPASDRQVRQLARRSWGNYGRYLGDFFNFPNVTRPQLLSRLVDISPAAGGWVQIAKEGLARGKGIIIATAHFGNWDVAGALVASRISMAAIAETFPDPRVNALVQGQRAEKGIRVIPMEGVGARKVLQALKNNEAVAIVFDRPMTAKDGVPVTFFGSTTYVPGGVAALALKAGATIMPGFAWYAEEIPGSYYGKAGRPIIAEPVPGKTTAEQVVEITQQMCDALEAIIREAPDQWYMFRSFWPKEKTSR, encoded by the coding sequence ATGATCTACTGGCTGCTCCGCAGCGCAACCTGGCTGGTTCGCTGGATACCCGGCAAACCGCGTCGAGTCATCGGTGGACTCCTGTGCGTGGCAGCCTACTGGTGTTGGCCCGAAAAACGGCGCAACACCATCAACAACATGGCGCACATCCTGGGGCGTCCCGCTTCTGATCGCCAGGTACGACAGTTAGCGCGCCGCTCCTGGGGCAATTATGGCCGCTATCTGGGAGACTTCTTTAATTTCCCAAATGTAACCAGGCCGCAACTGTTGTCGCGTCTGGTTGATATATCCCCAGCCGCCGGCGGCTGGGTTCAGATTGCTAAAGAAGGACTGGCGCGGGGCAAAGGGATCATCATTGCCACCGCCCACTTTGGGAACTGGGACGTAGCTGGCGCATTGGTCGCGTCGCGTATCTCCATGGCTGCCATTGCCGAAACATTTCCAGACCCACGTGTCAACGCGCTGGTACAGGGGCAGCGCGCCGAAAAAGGCATTCGTGTGATCCCAATGGAAGGCGTCGGCGCAAGGAAAGTGCTGCAAGCTCTCAAAAACAACGAGGCAGTCGCTATTGTGTTTGATCGCCCTATGACCGCCAAAGATGGCGTACCAGTCACCTTCTTTGGCAGCACAACCTATGTCCCAGGCGGCGTTGCCGCCCTGGCGCTCAAAGCTGGCGCAACCATCATGCCTGGCTTTGCCTGGTACGCCGAGGAAATACCCGGCTCTTACTATGGCAAAGCCGGTCGCCCGATCATCGCTGAGCCGGTTCCCGGCAAAACCACCGCCGAGCAGGTGGTGGAAATAACACAACAGATGTGCGACGCGCTCGAAGCGATTATCCGCGAAGCGCCTGACCAATGGTATATGTTTCGCTCATTCTGGCCGAAGGAGAAGACCTCAAGATGA
- a CDS encoding lysophospholipid acyltransferase family protein: MKYWLFRVGLAVIPHLPQRLAQQGALAAGWLLWILLPGPRRQVSENLRHVPRLAADPPVLRRAVRNVFGNSILNYVDFFRLSTVSAAELADYWEVSGLEHLDAALAKGRGCILISGHLGNFDYAMRHFINLGYTITVTQERLKPERLHELVMQARSTPGVHWAPVDSASGLRQLFSALRRNEVVIMPADRDIQGHGEIVPLFGAPARLPPGGVQLAQRTGAALLGVFPHRKGLAHGHGEVVPLPVLTAEEEAAEPDPLRQNLHRAAKLLEQQIERNPEQWVVFQPIWLAEPAAAPIGPDGADTLSLQQPESAAPQHNENLQTHHVS, translated from the coding sequence ATGAAGTACTGGCTCTTTCGGGTTGGTCTCGCAGTTATCCCACACCTTCCGCAGCGACTGGCGCAGCAAGGCGCGCTGGCGGCTGGCTGGCTCCTCTGGATACTGCTGCCGGGGCCGCGCCGACAGGTGAGCGAAAACCTGCGCCATGTGCCGCGCCTGGCGGCAGATCCGCCAGTGCTGCGCCGGGCCGTGCGGAACGTTTTCGGGAACAGCATCTTAAACTATGTTGATTTCTTCCGGCTGAGCACTGTGAGCGCGGCTGAATTGGCCGATTACTGGGAGGTGAGCGGCCTGGAACATCTGGACGCGGCGCTGGCAAAGGGGCGCGGCTGCATTCTGATTAGCGGCCATCTGGGAAACTTCGATTATGCCATGCGCCACTTCATCAATCTGGGCTATACGATCACCGTCACCCAGGAACGCCTCAAGCCAGAGCGGCTGCACGAACTCGTGATGCAGGCCCGCAGCACCCCTGGGGTACACTGGGCGCCGGTGGACTCGGCCAGCGGGCTGCGCCAACTTTTCAGTGCCCTGCGCCGTAATGAAGTAGTGATTATGCCAGCAGACCGTGATATTCAAGGGCATGGGGAAATCGTCCCACTCTTTGGCGCGCCAGCCCGTCTGCCCCCTGGTGGGGTACAACTCGCCCAACGGACAGGCGCTGCGCTCCTGGGTGTTTTTCCTCATCGCAAAGGGCTGGCACATGGGCATGGTGAGGTTGTCCCCTTGCCAGTGTTGACTGCTGAAGAAGAGGCTGCCGAGCCAGACCCGCTGCGCCAGAACCTGCATCGGGCGGCAAAGCTCCTGGAACAACAAATTGAGCGTAATCCAGAGCAATGGGTCGTCTTCCAGCCAATCTGGTTGGCTGAACCAGCCGCAGCGCCCATTGGGCCTGACGGAGCAGATACCCTATCGCTTCAGCAGCCGGAGTCAGCCGCGCCCCAACACAACGAAAATCTGCAAACGCATCATGTCTCATAA
- a CDS encoding PHP-associated domain-containing protein has translation MDAKQGMSDKTPRTIAWENLSGQPAIMPLGRADVHMHSVYSDGLGAIQDILAFVSQQRDLDVIAITDHNTIEGALRARELACKQRASFEVIVGEEVSTREGHLLTLFIERRIPPGLSVERSIELAHEQGGIAIIAHPFNRVFRHSIQREVVNRLKHAAFEAQPDGIETLNGSFAGIGSSRLAMARNRQRYGWPETGSSDAHTVTAIGCAFTWFAGTSADDLRASLLDCTTMPGGRFWQTYEYWQLASHWARKGRPGRPTRSERLRRLGQSEHLALLRHFSQIARRPLAERHSQQPAAAIDAPESSIEQDVRRRQR, from the coding sequence ATGGACGCGAAGCAAGGGATGTCGGATAAAACACCCAGGACAATCGCCTGGGAGAACCTATCGGGTCAGCCAGCCATTATGCCTCTTGGCCGGGCAGATGTGCATATGCACAGCGTCTACAGCGACGGGTTAGGCGCTATACAAGACATCCTTGCCTTCGTCAGCCAGCAGCGCGACCTGGATGTGATTGCTATTACCGATCATAACACCATCGAGGGCGCTCTGCGCGCCCGTGAGCTTGCCTGCAAACAGCGCGCCAGCTTTGAGGTCATTGTCGGCGAAGAGGTAAGCACTCGTGAAGGCCATCTGCTCACGCTGTTCATCGAACGGCGCATCCCGCCAGGTTTGAGCGTCGAGCGCAGCATTGAACTTGCCCATGAGCAGGGGGGCATCGCCATCATCGCTCATCCCTTCAACCGTGTCTTTCGTCACAGCATCCAGCGCGAGGTGGTGAATCGGCTGAAACATGCGGCTTTTGAAGCACAGCCCGACGGGATTGAAACACTGAACGGGAGCTTTGCAGGCATCGGCTCATCCCGGTTGGCAATGGCCCGCAATCGCCAGCGGTATGGGTGGCCTGAAACGGGAAGCAGCGACGCCCATACCGTCACAGCCATTGGCTGCGCCTTCACCTGGTTTGCTGGAACGAGCGCAGATGATCTGCGCGCCTCCCTGCTGGACTGCACCACCATGCCTGGTGGACGGTTCTGGCAGACCTATGAGTATTGGCAGCTTGCAAGTCATTGGGCGCGTAAAGGACGGCCAGGTCGCCCAACTCGCAGCGAGCGTCTGCGTCGGCTTGGGCAGTCAGAGCATCTGGCGCTGCTTCGGCATTTTAGCCAGATCGCCCGACGCCCCCTGGCGGAGCGGCACTCCCAACAACCGGCAGCAGCGATTGATGCGCCTGAAAGCAGCATTGAGCAGGATGTTCGGCGACGCCAGCGATAG
- a CDS encoding glycosyltransferase family 4 protein, whose protein sequence is MDPTNVVKIGFVSPYDWSFEGGVRSHITQLAAELERMGHTTGIITSATGEKGRRREPKVEKLGWAMPIPWNGSIARIAVSPLLARQTRAVLEREQFDVIHLHEPLAPALPLTTLHVLKGLNTVSVGTFHAFAPNNLVSMPRLSYASGRVVLRRYFNRLDGHIAVSPAAYQFASRYFPGHYQIIPNGVDLHRFSVQAEALPQFADGKLNILYLGRIEPRKGLKYLVQAIPQIRARYPQTRFIIGSDGPQRSHYEKLVRRHGWPDVVFTGRVPDEELPRYYASCDLFCAPSTGSESQGVVLLEAMASSKPVVASNIDGYRDVIRNEADGFLVAPRNSEALAGAICRLLGDMTLRRTMGTSGREHAGEFSWPRIANRIVDYYQVLIEQHAYSKTPQHNLFALL, encoded by the coding sequence GTGGACCCAACGAATGTTGTGAAAATAGGCTTTGTCTCACCGTATGATTGGAGCTTTGAAGGTGGTGTACGCAGCCACATCACGCAGCTAGCCGCCGAGCTAGAACGGATGGGGCACACAACAGGCATCATCACCTCAGCCACTGGAGAAAAAGGTCGGCGCCGCGAACCTAAAGTCGAAAAACTTGGGTGGGCCATGCCTATCCCCTGGAATGGGTCAATTGCGCGGATTGCCGTCTCCCCGCTGCTTGCCCGCCAGACCAGAGCGGTCCTGGAGCGCGAACAGTTTGATGTTATTCACCTGCACGAGCCGCTGGCCCCGGCCCTGCCGCTCACCACCCTGCATGTCCTCAAGGGCTTGAATACGGTCAGCGTCGGCACCTTCCATGCCTTCGCCCCCAATAATCTCGTCTCCATGCCGCGCCTTTCCTACGCTTCGGGGCGTGTCGTACTGCGGCGCTATTTCAACCGTCTTGACGGGCATATCGCCGTCTCGCCTGCCGCTTATCAGTTTGCCAGCCGCTATTTTCCTGGGCATTATCAGATTATCCCAAATGGTGTCGATCTGCATCGTTTCAGCGTCCAGGCTGAAGCCCTGCCCCAGTTTGCCGACGGGAAGCTCAATATCCTATATCTGGGGCGTATCGAACCGCGCAAGGGCCTCAAATATCTGGTGCAGGCCATCCCCCAGATTCGCGCCCGCTATCCCCAGACGCGCTTCATCATCGGGAGCGATGGCCCCCAACGGTCCCACTACGAAAAACTGGTGCGTCGGCATGGCTGGCCGGATGTCGTCTTTACCGGGCGCGTACCCGACGAAGAGCTTCCACGCTATTATGCCAGTTGTGACCTCTTTTGCGCCCCCAGCACCGGCAGCGAAAGTCAAGGTGTGGTATTATTGGAAGCGATGGCTTCAAGCAAACCAGTCGTTGCTTCCAATATTGATGGCTATCGGGATGTCATCCGTAATGAAGCAGATGGATTCCTGGTCGCGCCACGGAATAGCGAAGCACTGGCTGGGGCTATCTGCCGGTTGTTGGGCGATATGACATTGCGCAGAACGATGGGAACAAGTGGGCGCGAGCATGCCGGGGAGTTTTCCTGGCCTCGGATTGCCAACCGTATTGTTGACTATTACCAGGTACTCATCGAACAACATGCGTACAGCAAGACCCCACAACATAATCTTTTTGCCCTCTTATAG